The genomic interval ttttttttcaaatattatgcttaaaaataaataaataatgcaaattcatatttaattatttggaagaATCTAACAAAAACTTTATATAAGAGTTATACAGTATAATTTACGTCCggaaatcatatatatatattgtggtTTTATTTGGTCCTCTTCTTCTGACCAATGAGCATAACAGATGACTTAGTACATAGTAGAACCGAACTCAATCCAAAATCTACGGATGAACGACAAGAAGAAATTGAGGGAAAACTTAGACATCCACAGCCACACGTTTGTACAGATGGGAAGGCAACCTAGGAGTGGCCATAGCCTGCAATGGAGTCCTCATATAAGCAACCATTCCAGGATTTTCAAGCATGTCGATTTCCTCAGGCTTGACTCCCTCAGCCGGCGTCCAGCTAAAATGGTGCAACAGGTGACCCAGCATGGACGTGACCAGATTGATCCCAAGTTGTGTACCGGGGCATATCCTCCTCCCTGCACCAAACGGAAGTAGCCGGAAATCATGACCCTTCATATCCACGTCCTCCTCCAGGAATCTCTCGGGCCGGAACTCTTCAGGGTCCTTCCACACAGCCGGATCACGGGCGACGGCCCAGACGTTAACGTGCACATTTGATCCCTTGGGGATGTCGTAGCCACCAATTTTAACATTGGCATTGGCACGGTGGGGCAGCATTAGGGGAGTTGGAGGGTGCAATCTTAGTGCCTCCTTGGCTACGCTTTGCAGGTAAGGCAGGCTTGAGAAATCAGTTTCAGACATCACCCGTTCGAACCCTATCACACGATCTAGCTCCTCTTGTGCCTTTTGCTGCACTCTCGGATTTCTGACTATCTCAGCCATTGCCCACTCCACTGAGATTACTGTTGTGTCCATGCCTGCAGTGATCATGTCCTGTATATTccgtttattattattattattatatttgtaAGAATTCACTTTGCTATAATAGATGGCTCCAATCCTTGTAAATAAACTCCACAAGTTAAAACACTTACCCAAAGAAGTCCAATAATGGTGTCCTCGCTAAGGTCATACTTGTCTTGCAATGTGAGCAAGGCATCAACAAAGTGCTGCTTGGCACCGCCGCTCTTGTGGCGCGCGAGGGTGTGCTCCTCCATGATAGCTCTGGTGAGACGGTCCCTCCGAGCCCCATGCTTGGCGAATGCCTCCTCTTCCAGAGGAAACATCCAACGGAGCCATGGAATGTGCTCTGCCATGGCAAGTGACGCACCCAGCTTAAGTCCGTTTGCCACAATGGCTTTGAATTCTTGGCCTTGGTCGTCCATTATGCCCTCCGAGTTGACAAAACGCTTCCCGAACGCCAGCCTTGTTATGTTGTTGAATGCTACTGTTCCTAGGTATTTCCTTACAGGCAAACTTTTACCCTTGCTTTCTGCATCTAAATTTGCATTCAGATATATTAATTGTTGTAATGCCACAAAATTACATTCAATTGCATTAATCAAACAGGGTGTACATACAACTTGCAACAAATCTTTTAATAGTCCAAACATTCAATTGCCCCGGAAATACAGAGTGTTCACAATCACTCTTCAGACAAGTAAGTCAGCTATTTACGCAAGAGACCACGTGATATACCGAATAGCTTGGGTGATAAAATCATGTCTCACCATTACTACTTCAATTTCCTTGTGATTTCCCAACACAATCATTATGGCCCATGCCCCTTTTTTTCTGTTGGGGGGTTGGCCAACTGTTAAGATCCATACCTTAGAGGAGAAACCAACAACTATTACTAAGGGATCCATTTAAAGCtttcaattattattattattagtattacatcaaaaattaattgaacgcttcaaaataattggaacaatattttatttatttatttatttattttgttgatggagtttaaaaattatacaaatacTGTGATGGACAATTTTCAACAAGTAATAGCTGAATTTTGGGCGCGCCAAACGCTACTGCATGCGCGGCAGCTATGTTTAAAGGAGAATGCCTCAAGTGGAAGCGCGCCTCCACTCTCCCCGTCTCTTGCGGCCTCCCTCCagatatttgacttttaaataTAGACGACTTTGCCTACCTTgctactttctttctttattttttttattatgtattaaaaatttaaattttttttattaacagcatttatctattttatttattttaaaaagctagtattatattttaattttactatatttacttttactttaccagtaaataaagataattaatccTTTTCATAAAGGCCCCGCAATTAATAACGTTGGAGAAAAAGGCACTGCAACAGCCTAGCAAAATGAAGTAAACCAACATACTGTATATTAATCAAGGCAGGCGGGCGGTATTAATTTGGTGAAgacaaattaatgaaaatatggTTAGGGTTACTGCCTAGCTAAAAAGGGAGAAGGAGATGATACCAGGATTGTTGCAGTCGTTGAAGATGGATTCAACCATGGCAGTTACCTCATCTTCTCGGATTGGTCTCAAAGCTTCGAGCCTCTTCGGAGAGAAAAGCTCCAGCGTGCAAACTTTCCTTACCTTCACATAATGAGGTCCGTAATCAGCCCATATAAGGTCCTGTCCATCTCTGCTAAACTTTGCCGCTGATCTGCTCCTATGCCTATCCGCCAACTGTTGATCATTCTCTTTCAGAACCTCCCTGGCCAGTTCCGAATTCGACACAATCACGTTCAAAGTCGAACCAAACCAGACGGATATAATTGGACCATAGGCCTGCGCCCACTCCGCATAACACCGGAACCTAACAGGCTTTATGTCGTAAAGGTTCCCGACCACCGGCCATGATCGTGGACCTGGCGGAAGCTTGAACCTTAGCCGTTGGTAAAGCTTGTACGCTAGGGAGATGGCGATGACTGAGATGGTAATCAATAGAGGGAGATgcatttcttttccttttcttatttctatTTTGATTTTAGGGAGAAGAGTGTGGGTTGAGACGAAGTCCATATATAGGAGGGGAGTTGGTGAATTGATCTTTCAAAGCTTCATCATACATTTGGGAGGGACTGATACGGTCACCTGTACAAACCATAGAATCACCGGTCAAGGGCCAATGGAATCAGGACACATCAGAGTCATGGCTGGTGGGTTCAAAGGGGTTGCGTGACGAAGTACGTGCGCGTTTGGTAATGTTTGTTTGTGGATAATATTTTGGTGGTTGGTGAGGTGAGAAATTGGGAAGAAAGGTTCAAGTTTGTGCCCTGTGAAAGAATCAACGGTTGGTGAAGTGGTGGGCTCTCCTAATCCATAGCCCATAGATAATTAAGCTGAGCGGTATTAAACAAATATGCtcagaaaattttgaaaatgaggctaaaaaagaaaaccattttgatattcaagataaatgtctaaaataaaatgtaaatgGTGGTTGGAAATgctcattttcaaaaatttataaatctaatgtttattaatttttcattttaaaatatattttttaaaatttagaatACAATATTTTTCATCTGACATGATACTTCAAAAAACCTCctaaactattaaaaaaatagaaataagttttaatacttttattacatttaatcagattcatatatttttattttgattcaaataaatttttatgatcaATAGTTTGACTAATTGTCATTCATCAAAATgtcacttgttattttatacttatgtGACGTTGAcataaaagatgaaaatgtTATAAGAGTATGTTATCATGTCATGTTATCATCTATTATTACTATATCAACATGTCAcgtga from Theobroma cacao cultivar B97-61/B2 chromosome 5, Criollo_cocoa_genome_V2, whole genome shotgun sequence carries:
- the LOC18598608 gene encoding cytochrome P450 98A2, translating into MHLPLLITISVIAISLAYKLYQRLRFKLPPGPRSWPVVGNLYDIKPVRFRCYAEWAQAYGPIISVWFGSTLNVIVSNSELAREVLKENDQQLADRHRSRSAAKFSRDGQDLIWADYGPHYVKVRKVCTLELFSPKRLEALRPIREDEVTAMVESIFNDCNNPDAESKGKSLPVRKYLGTVAFNNITRLAFGKRFVNSEGIMDDQGQEFKAIVANGLKLGASLAMAEHIPWLRWMFPLEEEAFAKHGARRDRLTRAIMEEHTLARHKSGGAKQHFVDALLTLQDKYDLSEDTIIGLLWDMITAGMDTTVISVEWAMAEIVRNPRVQQKAQEELDRVIGFERVMSETDFSSLPYLQSVAKEALRLHPPTPLMLPHRANANVKIGGYDIPKGSNVHVNVWAVARDPAVWKDPEEFRPERFLEEDVDMKGHDFRLLPFGAGRRICPGTQLGINLVTSMLGHLLHHFSWTPAEGVKPEEIDMLENPGMVAYMRTPLQAMATPRLPSHLYKRVAVDV